From Lolium perenne isolate Kyuss_39 chromosome 5, Kyuss_2.0, whole genome shotgun sequence, a single genomic window includes:
- the LOC127300588 gene encoding ubiquitin-conjugating enzyme E2 5A encodes MANKRIQKELMDLQKDPPTSCSAGPAGADLFHWQAMIMGPSDSPYAGGIFFVNIHFPPDYPFKPPKVNFETKVYHPNINSSGSICLDILKEQWSPALTISKVLLSISSLLTDPNPDDPLVPEIAHLYKNQRSRYEETASAWTQKYAMG; translated from the exons ATGGCCAACAAAAGGATTCAGAAGGAGCTCATGGATTTGCAGAAGGATCCACCGACATCCTGCAGCGCTGGGCCTGCAGGAGCGGATCTATTCCACTGGCAGGCCATGATCATGGGCCCTAGTGACAGCCCCTACGCAGGAGGGATTTTCTTTGTCAACATCCATTTTCCTCCGGACTACCCCTTTAAGCCTCCAAAAGTGAATTTTGAAACAAAG GTGTATCACCCAAACATCAACTCCAGCGGCAGCATCTGCCTAGACATCCTCAAGGAGCAGTGGAGCCCTGCGCTAACCATATCGAAGGTCCTGCTCTCTATCAGCTCTCTGCTCACCGACCCCAACCCAGACGACCCGCTCGTCCCGGAGATCGCGCATCTCTACAAGAACCAGAGATCCCGCTACGAGGAGACCGCGAGTGCCTGGACCCAGAAGTATGCCATGGGCTGA